A stretch of the Dyella telluris genome encodes the following:
- a CDS encoding beta-glucosidase H translates to MRKTMLALALCALGMSAAASSGDAVPAADTAAVEQRVENLLGKLTIEQKVALLGGVDNFYTRDVPAIGLPRLAMSDGPIGVRAPGPSTAYAAGIGLAASWDPALAERVGTAMGRDAQARGIAFLLGPGVNMYRAPQNGRNMEYYGEDPLLAGKIAVGLIQGVQGQGVVATVKHFAANNSEYDRRHLDSLIDERTLREIYLPAFEMAVKEGHVGAVMSSYNLVNGDYLAENRRIAHDILKQEWGFNGLYMSDWEAAHDGVKAFKAGLDLEMPAPDAMKPALIEAGLRDGSLSTADLDDKTRRLLRTAVRFGFLDRPQRDFNIPLMDPSSASAALEGARESLVLLKNDAKALPLDAAHMKSVAVIGPMAYPGAASAGGSSHIDTFRTQSILSGISDRVGDKVNVLYSRGLPSTADVFGKEVFVTADGKTGLTRETFGNPDFAGKPLERVVNAKVDQWKPELWTTPATERQSIRWSGRFVPDRNGKFLFLTAAASKDSYTLYVDGKPVIQQPVFEGQAPHYVVLPMTAGKAVDIRLDYRPDVSYSRMSLGAIAVDAMIPEETRKMAAMADAAVVAVGFDGTSESEAFDRTFQLPWGQEALIEAVAAVNKRTVVTVTSGGAYATDGWLEHVPALLQNWYPGQEGGQAIAEVLFGNRSPEGKLPMSFERHWQDNPTHDFYDAHPAADGHPTVRYGEGVFLGYRWYTSHPRDAQPLFAFGHGLSYTSFAFSKLALSGVAANGDVTVSFDVRNTGAREGAEVAQVYVGDPSARVARPAKELKAFRKVRLSPGQTEHVSLTLDRRAFAWYDADKHDWTVDPGRFTVYVGDASDQTPLSADLSIGK, encoded by the coding sequence ATGCGCAAGACCATGCTTGCCCTGGCGCTTTGCGCGCTGGGGATGTCCGCTGCTGCCAGCAGCGGCGATGCCGTGCCCGCGGCCGACACCGCCGCCGTGGAGCAGCGCGTCGAGAATCTGCTCGGCAAGCTCACCATCGAGCAGAAGGTTGCCCTGCTCGGCGGCGTCGATAATTTCTATACGCGCGACGTGCCGGCCATCGGCCTGCCGCGCCTGGCCATGTCCGATGGCCCGATCGGCGTGCGTGCACCGGGCCCGTCCACGGCTTATGCGGCAGGCATCGGACTGGCGGCCAGCTGGGATCCGGCGCTGGCCGAGCGCGTGGGCACGGCGATGGGACGCGATGCACAAGCGCGTGGCATCGCCTTTCTGCTCGGCCCCGGCGTGAACATGTATCGCGCGCCGCAGAACGGCCGCAACATGGAGTACTACGGCGAAGATCCGCTGCTGGCCGGCAAGATCGCCGTGGGCCTGATCCAGGGCGTGCAGGGGCAGGGCGTGGTCGCCACCGTCAAGCATTTCGCTGCCAACAATTCCGAGTACGACCGCCGCCACCTGGACAGCCTGATCGACGAGCGCACCCTGCGCGAGATCTACCTGCCTGCCTTCGAGATGGCCGTGAAGGAAGGCCACGTCGGCGCGGTAATGAGCAGCTACAACCTCGTCAATGGCGACTACCTGGCCGAGAACCGCCGCATCGCCCACGACATCCTCAAGCAGGAATGGGGTTTCAATGGCCTGTACATGTCCGACTGGGAGGCCGCGCACGATGGCGTGAAGGCGTTCAAGGCCGGACTGGATCTGGAGATGCCCGCGCCGGACGCGATGAAGCCGGCATTGATCGAAGCGGGACTGCGTGATGGTTCGCTGTCCACCGCCGATCTGGATGACAAGACGCGCCGCCTGCTGCGTACTGCCGTGCGCTTTGGCTTCCTCGATCGTCCGCAGCGCGATTTCAACATTCCGCTGATGGATCCTTCCTCGGCAAGCGCAGCGCTGGAAGGCGCACGCGAATCGCTGGTGCTGCTGAAGAACGACGCGAAGGCCTTGCCGCTGGACGCCGCGCACATGAAATCCGTGGCCGTGATCGGCCCCATGGCTTATCCGGGCGCGGCCAGTGCCGGCGGCAGCTCGCATATCGATACGTTCCGCACGCAGAGCATCCTGTCGGGCATCAGCGATCGCGTCGGCGACAAGGTCAACGTGCTCTACAGCCGTGGCCTGCCCAGCACGGCTGATGTGTTCGGCAAGGAAGTATTCGTGACGGCGGACGGCAAGACTGGCCTGACGCGCGAAACCTTCGGCAACCCGGATTTCGCCGGCAAGCCGCTGGAGCGCGTGGTCAACGCCAAGGTCGATCAGTGGAAGCCTGAGCTGTGGACCACGCCGGCCACCGAGCGCCAGAGCATCCGCTGGTCCGGTCGCTTCGTGCCTGATCGCAACGGCAAGTTCCTGTTCCTCACCGCGGCGGCCAGCAAGGACAGCTACACGCTGTACGTGGACGGCAAGCCGGTGATCCAGCAGCCGGTGTTCGAAGGCCAGGCGCCGCACTACGTGGTGCTGCCGATGACCGCGGGCAAGGCAGTAGACATCCGCCTCGATTATCGCCCCGACGTGAGCTACAGCCGCATGAGCCTGGGTGCCATCGCGGTGGACGCGATGATCCCCGAGGAAACGCGCAAGATGGCGGCGATGGCGGATGCCGCCGTCGTCGCGGTGGGTTTTGACGGCACCTCCGAAAGCGAGGCGTTCGATCGCACGTTCCAGTTGCCGTGGGGCCAGGAGGCGCTGATCGAGGCCGTGGCCGCCGTCAACAAGCGCACCGTGGTCACCGTGACCTCCGGCGGCGCCTACGCCACCGATGGCTGGCTGGAGCACGTGCCGGCGCTGCTGCAGAACTGGTATCCGGGGCAGGAAGGCGGGCAGGCGATTGCCGAAGTGCTGTTCGGCAACCGTTCGCCGGAAGGCAAGCTGCCGATGAGTTTCGAACGCCACTGGCAGGACAACCCGACGCACGATTTCTACGACGCGCATCCTGCCGCCGATGGCCATCCCACGGTGCGCTACGGCGAGGGCGTGTTCCTCGGCTATCGCTGGTACACCAGCCATCCGCGCGATGCGCAGCCGCTGTTCGCGTTCGGCCATGGCCTGTCGTACACCAGCTTCGCCTTCAGCAAGCTCGCGCTTTCGGGTGTGGCGGCGAATGGCGATGTCACGGTGTCGTTCGATGTGCGCAACACCGGCGCGCGCGAAGGCGCCGAGGTGGCGCAGGTCTATGTGGGCGATCCGTCAGCACGCGTGGCGCGTCCGGCGAAGGAGCTGAAGGCCTTCCGCAAGGTGCGGCTGTCGCCGGGGCAGACCGAGCATGTCAGCCTGACGCTGGATCGCCGCGCGTTCGCCTGGTACGACGCCGACAAGCATGACTGGACGGTCGATCCGGGCCGTTTCACCGTCTACGTGGGCGATGCCTCCGACCAGACGCCGCTGAGCGCGGACCTGTCCATCGGCAAGTAG
- the xylA gene encoding xylose isomerase codes for MSTPFIGKREYFPGIGRIPFEGQGSDNPLAFKHYDAGKLIGGKSMAEHLRFAVCYWHTFCNAGHDPFGPGTRVFPWEAEATPMARAEAKMDAAFEFFTKLGVPYYCFHDIDMAPDADDIREYEANLKHMVGLASERQKATGVKLLWGTANLFSHPRYMNGAATNPDFAVVARAAVQIKAALDATVALGGESYVFWGGREGYASLHNTQMKRELDHFARFLTMARDYGRSIGFKGNFLIEPKPMEPMKHQYDFDSATVAGFLKEHGLEKDFKLNIEANHATLSGHTFEHDLQVASDHGLLGSIDANRGNAQNGWDTDQFPTDLYDTVGAMLVVLRQGGLAPGGLNFDAKARRESTDADDLFLAHIGGMDAFARGLEVAHALLNQSPLEKWRADRYASFDYSSGLDFAQGKLSLADLHDYAVKHGEPARQSGKQERYENLINQYLLR; via the coding sequence ATGAGCACCCCCTTCATCGGCAAGCGCGAATATTTCCCCGGCATCGGACGCATTCCGTTCGAAGGCCAGGGCTCGGACAACCCGCTGGCGTTCAAGCACTACGACGCCGGCAAGCTGATCGGCGGCAAGAGCATGGCCGAGCACCTGCGCTTTGCCGTGTGCTACTGGCATACCTTCTGCAACGCGGGCCACGATCCGTTCGGTCCGGGCACGCGCGTTTTCCCGTGGGAGGCTGAAGCCACGCCGATGGCGCGCGCCGAGGCGAAGATGGATGCCGCCTTCGAGTTTTTCACCAAGCTCGGCGTGCCGTACTACTGCTTCCACGACATTGACATGGCGCCGGACGCGGACGACATCCGTGAATACGAGGCCAACCTGAAGCACATGGTGGGCCTGGCCAGCGAACGTCAGAAGGCCACCGGCGTGAAGCTGCTGTGGGGCACGGCCAACCTGTTCAGCCATCCGCGCTACATGAATGGCGCGGCGACCAATCCGGACTTTGCCGTGGTGGCGCGCGCCGCCGTGCAGATCAAGGCCGCGCTGGACGCCACCGTGGCGCTGGGTGGTGAGAGCTACGTGTTCTGGGGTGGCCGCGAAGGCTATGCCTCGCTGCACAACACGCAGATGAAGCGCGAGCTGGATCACTTCGCGCGCTTCCTCACCATGGCGCGTGACTACGGCCGCAGCATCGGCTTCAAGGGCAACTTCCTGATCGAGCCCAAGCCGATGGAGCCGATGAAGCACCAGTACGACTTTGATTCCGCCACCGTGGCCGGCTTCCTCAAGGAGCATGGCCTGGAGAAGGATTTCAAGCTCAACATCGAAGCCAACCACGCCACGCTGTCCGGCCACACCTTCGAGCACGACCTGCAGGTGGCCTCCGACCACGGCCTGCTCGGCAGCATCGATGCCAACCGCGGCAATGCGCAGAACGGCTGGGATACCGACCAGTTCCCGACCGACCTGTACGACACCGTGGGCGCGATGCTGGTGGTGCTGCGCCAGGGCGGCCTGGCGCCGGGCGGCCTGAACTTCGACGCCAAGGCGCGCCGCGAATCCACCGACGCCGACGACCTGTTCCTGGCCCATATCGGCGGCATGGACGCGTTTGCGCGTGGCCTGGAAGTGGCGCACGCGCTGCTGAACCAGTCGCCGCTGGAAAAGTGGCGCGCGGACCGCTACGCCAGTTTCGACTATAGTTCCGGGCTCGATTTTGCCCAGGGCAAGCTCAGCCTTGCCGATCTGCACGACTACGCCGTCAAGCATGGCGAGCCGGCGCGACAGAGCGGCAAGCAGGAGCGCTACGAGAACCTGATCAACCAGTATCTGCTGCGTTGA
- a CDS encoding XylR family transcriptional regulator has translation MSPHRIALLFNANKVYDRQIIAGIGQYLKSTRVEWDLFMEEDFRSRTLGIHHWRGDGIIADFDDPTVAETLADIPIPVVAVGGSYVDASQYPAVTPYVATDNVKLVRLAYDHLIEQGLQRFAFYGLPPNPGNRWAQERESAFLRMIEADRLEGLVYRGSSTSAGGWGRAQEDMATWVKSLPKPIGIIAVTDARARQLLQACVVADVPVPEQIAVVGIDNDPMAQLLSRIPLTSVTQGAEEMGRMAAQVLHQMLHGGVTAGTRVLVPPVGLNIQASSLHKPMKSPHVMRACHYIRQYACLGIKTEQVADYVGISRTLLEEHFKRELKQTVHQTILEHKLEMARSMLKDTSRPLADVAVRSGFTSLQYMYAVFRREFNCTPRQFIENARS, from the coding sequence ATGTCTCCACATCGCATTGCCCTACTCTTTAACGCGAATAAGGTCTACGACCGGCAAATCATTGCCGGCATTGGCCAGTACCTGAAATCCACGCGCGTGGAGTGGGATCTCTTCATGGAAGAGGATTTCCGCAGCCGCACCCTTGGCATCCACCACTGGCGCGGCGACGGCATCATTGCGGACTTCGACGATCCCACCGTGGCCGAGACGCTGGCCGACATACCCATCCCGGTGGTGGCCGTGGGCGGCTCTTATGTCGACGCCAGCCAGTACCCGGCGGTGACGCCCTACGTGGCCACCGACAACGTCAAGCTGGTGCGGCTGGCCTATGACCATCTGATCGAACAGGGCCTGCAGCGCTTCGCCTTCTACGGCCTGCCGCCCAACCCCGGCAACCGCTGGGCGCAGGAGCGTGAATCGGCGTTCCTGCGGATGATCGAGGCGGATCGGCTCGAGGGGCTGGTTTACCGTGGCTCGTCGACCAGCGCAGGCGGCTGGGGCCGCGCCCAGGAGGACATGGCCACCTGGGTGAAGTCGCTACCCAAGCCGATCGGCATCATCGCGGTGACGGACGCCCGCGCACGCCAGCTGCTGCAGGCCTGCGTGGTGGCCGACGTGCCGGTGCCGGAACAGATCGCCGTGGTGGGCATCGACAACGACCCCATGGCACAGCTGCTCAGCCGCATCCCGCTCACTTCGGTGACGCAGGGCGCGGAGGAAATGGGCCGCATGGCCGCGCAGGTATTGCACCAGATGCTGCATGGCGGCGTGACCGCGGGCACCCGCGTGCTGGTGCCGCCGGTGGGCCTCAATATCCAGGCCAGCAGCCTGCACAAGCCGATGAAGAGCCCGCACGTGATGCGTGCCTGCCACTACATCCGCCAGTACGCCTGCCTGGGCATCAAGACCGAACAGGTCGCCGATTACGTCGGCATTTCCCGCACCCTGCTGGAAGAGCACTTCAAGCGCGAGCTCAAGCAGACCGTGCACCAGACCATCCTGGAGCACAAGCTGGAGATGGCCCGCAGCATGCTCAAGGACACCTCGCGGCCGCTGGCCGACGTGGCGGTACGCAGCGGCTTCACCTCGCTGCAGTACATGTACGCGGTGTTTCGGCGCGAGTTCAATTGCACGCCGCGGCAGTTCATCGAAAACGCGCGCTCTTGA
- the xylB gene encoding xylulokinase, which produces MNLVVGIDVGTQSVKLVAYDMESRCVVAAHGQSIELIAGDDGSREQIASWWIDAVRTCFAKLPRQLRAEIVAIGVSGQQHGFVPLDADGNVLAPVKLWCDTSTQNECDEIMAAAGGADRCVALGGNPILAGYTASKLPWTRKHRPEAYAKLATILLPHDYVNFWLTGERWMECGDASGTGWLDVRTRQWSADMLAATDAHRDLLACLPPLVAADASFVISDSIAEELGLSPGVRVSAGGGDNMMAAIGTGNVRSGVLSISLGTSGTLFAHADHAVVDDEARWAAFCSSTGGWLPLICTMNCTLATEMVASAFGFSARDGDTVMAGTLPGAGGLVMLPFLNGERTPDLPHARGSLHGMDLGNVTRANIYRAAMEGATYALRSGYDALLATGLRFDAIRLTGGGSHSAAWRQMIADVFNLPVEVPLQAEGAALGAALQAAWANDHARGGHADIAALASEHVVIATGLSTRPDPANVDAYRQHYQVFLRHLDVARSLYAHSPVTGAA; this is translated from the coding sequence ATGAACCTCGTTGTTGGTATCGACGTGGGTACCCAGAGCGTCAAGCTCGTGGCCTACGACATGGAATCGCGCTGCGTGGTGGCCGCCCACGGCCAGTCGATCGAACTGATCGCCGGCGATGACGGCAGCCGCGAGCAGATCGCCAGCTGGTGGATCGATGCCGTGCGTACCTGCTTCGCCAAACTGCCGCGACAGTTGCGCGCGGAGATCGTCGCCATCGGCGTGTCGGGCCAGCAGCACGGTTTCGTACCGCTGGATGCCGACGGCAACGTGCTCGCGCCGGTCAAGCTGTGGTGCGATACGAGCACGCAGAACGAGTGTGACGAGATCATGGCTGCCGCCGGTGGCGCGGATCGTTGCGTGGCGCTGGGTGGCAACCCGATCCTGGCCGGCTATACGGCGTCGAAATTGCCGTGGACACGCAAGCACCGGCCGGAGGCGTACGCAAAGCTCGCCACCATCCTGCTGCCGCACGATTACGTGAACTTCTGGCTCACCGGCGAGCGCTGGATGGAATGCGGTGACGCCTCGGGTACCGGCTGGCTGGATGTGCGCACGCGCCAGTGGTCGGCGGACATGCTCGCCGCAACCGATGCCCATCGCGACCTGCTGGCCTGCCTGCCGCCGCTGGTGGCGGCCGATGCAAGCTTTGTCATCAGCGACAGCATTGCCGAAGAGCTGGGCCTGTCGCCGGGTGTGCGAGTTTCCGCCGGTGGCGGCGACAACATGATGGCCGCGATCGGCACCGGCAACGTGCGTTCCGGTGTGCTCAGCATCAGCCTGGGCACCTCGGGCACGCTATTCGCCCATGCGGACCATGCGGTGGTAGATGACGAGGCCCGCTGGGCGGCGTTCTGTTCGTCCACCGGCGGCTGGCTGCCGCTGATCTGCACCATGAACTGCACGCTGGCCACGGAAATGGTGGCCAGTGCGTTCGGCTTCAGTGCACGCGACGGCGACACCGTGATGGCCGGCACGCTGCCCGGTGCAGGTGGACTGGTGATGCTGCCGTTCCTCAACGGCGAGCGCACGCCGGACCTGCCGCACGCACGCGGCAGCCTGCACGGCATGGATCTGGGCAACGTGACGCGCGCCAACATCTACCGCGCGGCGATGGAAGGCGCGACCTATGCGCTGCGCAGCGGTTACGACGCCCTGCTGGCCACGGGCCTGCGGTTCGATGCGATTCGCCTGACCGGCGGCGGCAGCCACAGCGCTGCGTGGCGACAGATGATCGCCGACGTGTTCAACCTGCCCGTGGAAGTACCGCTGCAGGCCGAGGGCGCCGCACTGGGCGCCGCGCTGCAGGCGGCATGGGCGAATGACCATGCCCGTGGCGGCCACGCGGATATCGCCGCGCTGGCCAGCGAGCACGTGGTCATCGCCACCGGGCTGTCGACGCGTCCGGACCCGGCCAACGTCGACGCCTACCGGCAGCACTACCAGGTTTTCCTGCGCCACCTCGACGTGGCCAGGTCGCTGTACGCCCATTCCCCGGTCACGGGCGCCGCCTGA
- a CDS encoding DUF5597 domain-containing protein produces MRTTLTRRIALVLAAALVTLGAQASELPRIVHQDGHHALLVDGKPYLMLGGQVNNSSAWPDVLPEVWPAIERMHANTVGVPIAWEQVEPKEGQFDFSFLDTLLAQAREHKVRLVLVWFATWKNNGPSYAPSWVKLDNQRFPRLVTATGKMLNSLSPHAAATMEADRKAFVQLMTHLRAADGDKHTVIMVQVENESGTYGTDRDHSPGADKLFAGAVPDTLLHATGKPAGNWSQVFGKDAGEFFHAWSIARFIDQVAAAGKAVYNLPMYTNAALRDPFHPGPAGGYESGGPTDNVLDIWKAGAPSLDLLAPDIYLPDYPRYTAVLDRYARKDNPLFVAETGNALGYARYVYATLGHGGIGFSPFGMDYTKYTNYPLGAHKLDDAAVDAFGVNYSALAPMGSEIAAAALAGKLWGASEPTDTHEQTLDLGDWKVKFGYGQLQFGMDPPKGNADTDGGAIVAQLGENEYLVTGHNVRVSFEPGRRGKDGRFLLDRVEEGHYENGKWIFRRLWNGDQTDYGLNFTSVPQVLRVRLATY; encoded by the coding sequence ATGCGCACGACGCTCACACGCCGTATCGCCCTGGTGCTGGCCGCTGCCCTGGTGACCCTGGGCGCGCAGGCCAGCGAACTGCCGCGCATCGTCCATCAGGATGGCCATCACGCCTTGTTGGTGGATGGCAAGCCGTACCTGATGCTTGGCGGGCAGGTGAACAACTCCAGCGCCTGGCCCGACGTGCTGCCGGAAGTGTGGCCCGCCATCGAGCGCATGCACGCCAATACGGTAGGCGTGCCGATCGCGTGGGAGCAGGTCGAGCCGAAGGAAGGTCAGTTCGATTTCAGCTTCCTCGACACGCTGCTTGCGCAGGCGCGCGAACACAAGGTGCGCCTGGTGCTGGTGTGGTTTGCCACGTGGAAGAACAACGGCCCCAGCTATGCGCCGTCGTGGGTGAAGCTGGACAACCAGCGCTTCCCGCGACTGGTGACGGCTACCGGCAAGATGCTCAATTCGCTGTCGCCGCACGCGGCCGCCACCATGGAGGCGGACCGCAAGGCCTTCGTGCAGCTGATGACGCACCTGCGCGCCGCCGATGGCGACAAGCACACCGTGATCATGGTGCAGGTGGAGAACGAATCGGGCACCTATGGCACCGATCGAGATCACTCGCCGGGGGCCGACAAACTGTTTGCCGGTGCCGTGCCCGATACGCTGCTGCATGCCACCGGCAAGCCGGCCGGCAACTGGAGCCAGGTGTTCGGCAAGGATGCCGGGGAGTTCTTCCACGCATGGTCCATCGCGCGCTTCATCGACCAGGTGGCTGCGGCCGGCAAGGCGGTCTACAACCTGCCTATGTACACCAATGCCGCGCTGCGCGACCCGTTCCATCCCGGTCCTGCCGGTGGCTACGAAAGCGGTGGCCCGACCGACAACGTGCTGGACATCTGGAAGGCCGGCGCGCCATCGCTGGATCTGCTGGCACCGGATATCTACCTGCCTGACTACCCGCGCTACACCGCCGTGCTCGATCGCTACGCGCGCAAGGACAACCCGCTGTTCGTGGCCGAAACCGGCAATGCCCTTGGCTATGCGCGCTATGTATACGCCACGCTGGGACATGGCGGCATCGGGTTCTCGCCCTTCGGCATGGACTACACCAAGTACACCAACTACCCATTGGGTGCGCACAAGCTCGATGACGCGGCGGTGGATGCGTTCGGCGTGAACTACAGCGCACTGGCGCCGATGGGCAGCGAGATCGCCGCCGCCGCGCTGGCGGGCAAGTTGTGGGGTGCTTCCGAGCCCACGGACACGCACGAGCAGACGCTGGACCTGGGCGACTGGAAGGTGAAGTTCGGTTACGGGCAACTGCAGTTCGGCATGGATCCGCCCAAGGGCAATGCCGATACCGATGGCGGCGCCATCGTGGCGCAGCTGGGCGAGAACGAATACCTCGTCACCGGGCACAACGTGCGCGTGAGTTTCGAGCCGGGGCGTCGCGGCAAGGACGGACGCTTCCTGCTCGATCGCGTCGAGGAAGGCCACTACGAGAATGGCAAGTGGATCTTTAGGCGGCTGTGGAACGGTGACCAGACCGACTACGGCCTGAATTTCACCAGCGTGCCGCAGGTGCTGCGGGTCAGGCTGGCCACGTACTGA
- the dgoD gene encoding galactonate dehydratase, which produces MKITAITTFIVPPRWLFVRVDTDAGVSGWGEPIVEGRAQTVAAAVDELSDYLIGKDPRRIEDHWNVMYRGGFYRGGPILMSALAGIDQALWDIKGKQLGVPVHELLGGPVRDRIRTYSWIGGDRPADTARAAREAVARGFTAVKMNGTEEMQYVDTYAKVERVLENVQAVRDAVGPDIGLGVDFHGRVHKPMAKVLMRELRPYKLMFIEEPVLSEHLEAIPELAALSPAPIALGERLYSRYDFKRVLQTGGVDIIQPDPSHSGGITETLKIAAMAEAYDVALALHCPLGPIALAANLQIDALCHNAFIQEQSLGIHYNADNDLLDYVVDRSVFTYEDGYVAIPNGAGLGIEIDQAYVNERALVGHRWRNPVWRHADGSVAEW; this is translated from the coding sequence ATGAAGATCACCGCCATCACCACTTTCATCGTGCCGCCGCGCTGGCTGTTCGTGCGCGTCGACACGGACGCTGGCGTCAGTGGCTGGGGCGAGCCGATCGTGGAGGGTAGGGCGCAGACGGTGGCCGCCGCCGTGGACGAGCTGTCCGATTACCTGATCGGCAAGGATCCGCGCCGCATCGAAGACCACTGGAACGTGATGTATCGCGGCGGCTTCTATCGCGGCGGCCCGATCCTGATGAGTGCGCTGGCCGGCATCGACCAGGCCCTGTGGGATATCAAGGGCAAGCAGCTGGGCGTGCCCGTGCACGAACTGCTCGGTGGCCCGGTGCGCGACCGCATCCGCACGTATTCCTGGATCGGCGGCGACCGCCCGGCCGATACCGCGCGAGCCGCCAGGGAAGCCGTGGCACGCGGCTTCACCGCCGTGAAAATGAATGGCACCGAGGAAATGCAGTACGTGGATACCTACGCCAAGGTGGAACGCGTGCTGGAGAACGTGCAGGCCGTGCGTGATGCGGTGGGCCCGGATATCGGCCTGGGCGTGGATTTCCACGGTCGCGTGCACAAGCCCATGGCCAAGGTGCTGATGCGCGAGCTGCGCCCGTACAAGCTCATGTTCATCGAGGAGCCGGTGCTTTCCGAGCACCTTGAGGCCATCCCTGAACTGGCGGCACTGTCGCCCGCGCCCATTGCGCTGGGCGAACGGCTGTATTCGCGTTACGACTTCAAGCGCGTGCTGCAGACGGGCGGCGTGGACATCATCCAGCCCGATCCGTCGCACTCCGGCGGCATCACCGAAACACTGAAGATCGCCGCCATGGCTGAGGCCTATGACGTGGCGCTGGCCCTGCATTGCCCGCTGGGGCCCATCGCGCTCGCGGCGAACCTGCAGATCGATGCGCTGTGCCACAACGCCTTCATCCAGGAACAGAGCCTGGGCATCCACTACAACGCCGACAACGACCTGCTCGACTACGTGGTCGATCGCAGCGTGTTCACCTATGAGGATGGCTACGTGGCCATTCCGAACGGAGCCGGTTTGGGCATCGAGATCGATCAGGCCTACGTCAACGAGCGAGCCCTGGTTGGGCACCGCTGGCGCAATCCGGTATGGCGTCATGCCGATGGCAGCGTGGCGGAATGGTGA